The proteins below come from a single Myxosarcina sp. GI1 genomic window:
- the psaM gene encoding photosystem I reaction center subunit XII, which yields MPLSDTQVFVALLVALIPGIMAIRLSTELYK from the coding sequence ATGCCTTTATCTGATACTCAAGTTTTTGTAGCTTTGTTGGTGGCTTTAATTCCCGGAATTATGGCAATTCGTCTGTCTACAGAACTTTACAAATAA